One part of the Gadus macrocephalus chromosome 8, ASM3116895v1 genome encodes these proteins:
- the si:ch211-106h4.4 gene encoding MAM and LDL-receptor class A domain-containing protein 2 isoform X3 translates to MKPFFALLSGFLVIASSCPNDKFLCGSGECLPLEVICNSTIDCKDGSDEGFCGGCGFENGSCGWNDTSKTNSWKLVMANMTNRPTPDHTTESLLGHVMYLNGSNSKYPSKATLELAVASGAALACHLSFWYQFQDVKGSSWPSLLVNMLRDDTKTELLSVEEKKEGWENATAFIGNQPGGYKLEFLFEAPFLDVCDVMLDDITLKHCGEWDVPAGSDQLTCDFEKDTCSWYADNTKRLLWKRNGRYGEPGYDHTTGKGGHYMNIDTRNNLDTSSTARLISYPQPVTKAICVSFWYHMFGNSIGSLRFITKRAGENETLVWIRHGTQGNKWRFADLTFQTQSPLQFIIEAEVGEKHTEGSIAVDDIEVSSSPSGSCPAERECTFQSSLCGLQPRDEPDFSWIRTRGIQHANSSGPASDHTLGTEQGFYLSARLWGHPAGTTVGMLSSVMEPRVGGECWMFWYYMEGEDVGQLTVSVQTPEVPRSLGGQNWTRTGDQGGHWRHARVTVDSREAPYQLLFEATAGSGARRDVVIDDIIVLDDICPPEGYCDFEMDYCGWVNSPPANSSLDWDWLSEEDHTIGTNGHFVRISCDSREELIARLETESMPAVESGCLELWHHAEGFLMDRPTKIELTMFVNDSTGLHAVWTTNGFPNRTWIQARVDYNSSEVHQIVLQAKCAINWKESMALDDIHIMRGTTCAQLIPTTTPNPPTTTSSPPPSQMDCNFGQGLCSWVQETSDGIDWIRSSGLQVDQPLDGPMYDHTIESKNGFYLLLNGSGSEDGERAVIYLPLHSEQQTDICVGFWYYMLGPSVPRLDLVVQDNSDWLAWTRQGSQDSEWINAQVTISTSQVVKVLFEGRRNTTSRGFVAIDDITVRQGICNASHVCSFDSNLCNFEADHMWVHQRGMETHLDHTSGTEHGFFMTVHVREGQQGEVAHLRTPDFPASTGTCIRFWYWLLAGTADILSVHVLQGADLSSALWSRSGAPSTGWEVAELTVSSSGKFKVVFSVLRDPSTNSTVLLDDVSWTEGPCAPRGGCDFESGTCTWVNVPVEGGHDWVHANGHFQGPPADHTTETSEGGFLLSSALPQGQPSRARVLSEWIHQREELACLALWYHTSTSDLGTLRVFILSGPEEKQQVLQTNHSGPGWTLISDSVSSSKPFQVMIEAESPDGGFMAVDDISIKPGSCPGNETTEGFTGCSFENDTCDWLDVSTSKFQWLRNRNATLSENTGPSVDNTLGTELGWYMSVEADKGEENSFATLQSPTMNQASADCTLHFYYHMYGKDMGGLLVVLGTDSRSTPLWWLSGDQGNRWLHGEVRVARVPHQFSISFEAVRSFSHLGDVAIDDISFSNCTLHDPQPSCPEVMFTCNNKVCVERNRVCDFTDDCGDESDEADCEQHGKAGRCSFEQGLCSWTGSGWTWHTATDAWPMHGPPRDHTQNTNAGHYVVPDPGSLTGPSGELISHTLLPSANCSVRFYHFSRDDASARLSLHARTQWPSGGGGDTALWLRDQSQSYSWQRAEVTFSSSAPSKIVFHYERGQASGLVALDDVSFSESCLFDTGPPCKDDEFHCWRSEGTPCVSASRQCDYRLDCPLGEDEDTCGPCTFERDQCQWNDSSQGPRGWLRQRATNQTTPPTDHTSQTGFYMKVEPVPGRALDEARLSSPLLPASSAYCQMRFHFHMSSERAGSLAVLMQQAGAGEATLWSRPHNTVSRWAYESLPLGQHLQPYKLFFISKVNKTVALDDISFVNCEASFQPPALSNYSCTFEEGLCGWEQGSQGQLEWLRNSGPTDTPNTGPSGDHTNGTGKYLYIESSPPSQKGNVAWLKSQLLAPAGEDGYCLTFWYHMYGATVGSLRVVLQKVDPYEQTTAWQLNGSQGRDWQMGRLHVTDQPRVHLAILEARVGGETGDIAVDDVKLVSGPCAASDVCDFETGSCNWRQEANDNSGWVRWSGPSPNPNTGPVTDHTTHTDWGHYYLLPSKASDLSGHRTKMASPWFTAANGGCLQLWYHMHGPGVGTLNVYRQSQSGQDTLLLFRSGDHSPMWRFAQAPLGDHPLPYRIVVEGVSEGPTQSGDMAFDDVQVTHQPCPPPGHCDFESSLCDWSSLGGGADLGGGADLGGGADLGGWLRGRGASPHPSNGPDVDHTTNSDQGYYVHIDTYVGGWGTVSSLRGDLLQAATGGHCLNFWYHMNGSDVGTLQVYINDRKMHNSGEGEGVLLWNKDGNQGHTWLEASVPVLHGNAFWFVFVYQGGRSGGGTMALDDINVLSGPCPNAPPTPPTTEESLTVGLAVGLTLMSGVAIASSLFAFNNWWTARWSASGFVCVCGCLGGAPENTDRVEIARNSVFEIMSDQQEAQHESESDLSFFNNLYEPSQPDTPV, encoded by the exons CTGGAGTTTTTATTCGAAGCCCCATTTCTAGATGTCTGTGATGTCATGCTTGACGACATTACCTTGAAGCACTGCGGGGAGTGGGACGTTCCCGCGGGATCAGACCAACTCACGTGTGACTTCGAGAAGGACACTTGCTCCTGGTATGCGGACAATACCAAGCGCCTTTTGTGGAAAAGAAATGGACGATATGGTGAACCAGGATACGACCACACCACTGGTAAAG GAGGTCATTACATGAACATCGATACCAGAAACAACCTTGATACCTCCTCAACGGCGAGACTCATCAGCTACCCCCAGCCAGTAACCAAGGCCATATGTGTCAGCTTTTGGTACCACATGTTTGGCAACAGTATTG GTTCTTTAAGGTTCATTACAAAACGCGCGGGCGAAAACGAGACGCTGGTTTGGATAAGACACGGAACCCAGGGGAACAAGTGGCGCTTCGCTGACCTCACTTTCCAAACTCAAAGTCCACTACAG TTCATTATAGAGGCAGAGGTCGGTGAAAAGCACACCGAAGGAAGCATAGCCGTGGACGACATAGAGGTgagcagcagccccagcggcTCCTGTCCGGCTGAGAGAGAGTGCACCTTCCAGTCCTCCCTCTGCGGCCTGCAGCCCCGAGACGAACCAGACTTCAGCTGGATAAGAACCAGGGGGATCCAGCACGCCAACTCATCCGGCCCGGCTTCTGATCACACCCTTGGGACAGAACAAG GGTTTTACCTGAGCGCCAGGCTGTGGGGTCACCCCGCCGGCACCACGGTGGGCATGCTGAGCTCAGTGATGGAGCCCCGAGTGGGCGGAGAGTGCTGGATGTTCTGGTACTACATGGAGGGCGAGGACGTGGGCCAGCTCACCGTCTCTGTTCAAACGCCCGAGGTGCCCAGGAGCCTGGGTGGGCAGAACTGGACGCGGACCGGAGACCAGGGAGGCCACTGGAGGCACGCCCGGGTGACGGTGGACAGTCGTGAGGCGCCCTACCAG CTTCTCTTTGAGGCCACAGCCGGGAGTGGTGCGAGGAGGGATGTGGTCATTGACGACATCATTGTTCTTGATGACATCTGTCCGCCCGAAG GATACTGTGACTTTGAGATGGACTACTGTGGCTGGGTGAACAGTCCACCGGCCAACTCCAGCCTGGATTGGGACTGGCTCTCAGAAGAGGACCACACAATTGGTACAAATG GACATTTTGTGAGGATTTCGTGCGACTCTCGAGAGGAGCTGATAGCGCGCCTGGAGACCGAGTCAATGCCTGCAGTCGAGAGCGGCTGTCTGGAGCTCTGGCACCATGCTGAGGGTTTTTTAATGGACC GCCCTACCAAAATAGAGCTGACGATGTTTGTAAATGACTCAACCGGACTCCATGCAGTGTGGACTACCAACGGATTCCCCAACCGAACTTGGATCCAAGCCAGGGTGGATTATAATTCCTCAGAAGTTCACCAA ATTGTTCTGCAAGCCAAGTGTGCCATCAACTGGAAAGAAAGTATGGCCCTTGATGATATCCACATCATGAGGGGAACCACCTGTGCTCAgctcatccccaccaccaccccgaatccccccaccaccacctccagccctcccccctcccagatGGACTGCAACTTTGGGCAAG GTCTGTGTAGTTGGGTCCAGGAAACATCGGATGGTATCGACTGGATCCGAAGCAGTGGTCTCCAAGTGGACCAGCCATTGGATGGACCTATGTATGACCACACCATTGAGAGCAAAAATG GGTTCTACTTACTGTTAAACGGCTCGGGATCTGAAGATGGCGAGAGGGCCGTCATATATCTTCCTCTACACAGCGAACAACAAACAGATATCTGCGTGGGATTCTGGTATTACATGCTTGGACCTTCAGTGCCTCGTCTTGACCTGGTGGTTCAAGAT aactctgattggctggcctgGACTCGCCAAGGCAGTCAGGATTCAGAGTGGATTAACGCACAGGTGACCATCTCTACCAGCCAGGTGGTCAAG GTCCTGTTTGAAGGCCGGAGGAACACCACCAGCCGGGGATTTGTCGCCATCGACGACATCACAGTGAGGCAAGGCATCTGCAACGCCAGTC ATGTATGCAGCTTTGACTCAAACTTGTGCAACTTTGAGGCGGATCATATGTGGGTTCACcaaagagggatggagacacATTTGGACCACACCTCTGGAACTGAGCATG GGTTCTTCATGACTGTGCATGTTCGGGAGGGGCAGCAGGGGGAAGTGGCTCATCTCCGTACACCAGACTTCCCCGCGTCGACGGGGACGTGCATACGCTTCTG gTACTGGTTGCTGGCGGGCACCGCTGACATCCTCTCGGTCCACGTGCTGCAGGGCGCCGACCTCAGCTCTGCTCTGTGGAGCCGCTCCGGAGCGCCCTCTACAGGCTGGGAGGTGGCGGAGCTCACCGTGTCCTCCAGCGGCAAGTTTAAG GTGGTGTTCAGTGTGCTGCGGGATCCCAGCACCAACTCCACGGTACTGCTCGATGACGTCTCATGGACGGAGGGGCCGTGTGCCCCGCGGGGGGGCTGTGACTTTGAGTCCGGGACGTGCACCTGGGTCAACGTCCCCGTGGAGGGGGGCCACGACTGGGTGCACGCCAACGGACACTTCCAGGGCCCGCCGGCCGACCACACCACGGAGACCAGCGAGG GTGGGTTCTTGCTGAGCTCAGCCCTGCCACAGGGCCAGCCCAGCCGGGCCCGGGTGCTCTCTGAGTGGATCCACCAGAGAGAGGAGCTGGCCTGTCTGGCCCTCTGGTACCACACATCCACCAG TGACTTGGGAACATTGCGTGTATTCATACTATCAGGGCCGGAGGAAAAGCAACAGGTGCTTCAAACTAACCACTCAGGCCCTGGATGGACCCTGATCTCTGATTCTGTATCCAGCTCCAAACCTTTCCAG GTGATGATCGAGGCAGAGTCCCCAGATGGTGGTTTCATGGCTGTTGATGATATCAGCATCAAACCGGGTTCATGCCCAG GGAATGAAACAACCGAGGGGTTTACGGGCTGTTCCTTTGAGAATGACACTTGTGACTGGTTGGACGTCAGTACCAGTAAGTTTCAGTGGCTCAGGAACAGAAACGCAACTCTGAGTGAGAATACCGGACCGTCTGTGGACAACACACTGGGAACTGAGCTGG GTTGGTACATGTCGGTGGAGGCAGACAAAGGTGAAGAGAACAGCTTTGCCACCCTGCAAAGTCCCACCATGAACCAGGCCAGCGCTGACTGTACACTGCACTTCTACTACCATATGTATGGAAAAG ACATGGGGGgcctgctggtggtgctggggacGGACTCCAGGTCCACTCCCCTGTGGTGGCTCTCCGGGGACCAGGGGAACCGCTGGCTTCACGGGGAGGTCCGGGTGGCCCGCGTCCCGCACCAGTTCTCCATCTCGTTCGAGGCGGTCCGAAGCTTCAGCCACCTCGGGGACGTGGCCATCGACGACATCAGCTTCTCCAACTGCACCCTGCACG ATCCCCAGCCTTCATGTCCTGAGGTGATGTTCACCTGCAACAACAAGGTGTGCGTTGAACGCAACCGAGTGTGTGACTTCACTGATGACTGCGGAGATGAGTCTGATGAGGCAGACTGTG AGCAACACGGGAAGGCCGGGCGCTGCAGCTTCGAGCAGGGCCTGTGTTCCTGGACAGGAAGTGGGTGGACTTGGCACACGGCCACTGACGCCTGGCCCATGCACGGGCCACCACGGGAccatacacaaaacacaaacgctg GTCACTATGTCGTCCCGGACCCTGGGAGTTTGACGGGACCGTCCGGAGAGCTCATCTCCCACACCCTGCTTCCGAGCGCCAACTGCAGC GTGAGGTTCTACCACTTCAGCCGAGACGACGCCTCCGCCCGGCTCAGCCTCCACGCCAGGACACAGTGGCCATCTGGTGGTGGCGGCGACACGGCCCTGTGGCTCAgggaccaatcacagagctACAGCTGGCAGAGGGCGGAggtcaccttctcctcctcggcTCCGAGCAAG ATAGTTTTCCACTACGAGCGAGGTCAAGCTTCGGGGTTGGTTGCCCTGGACGACGTGTCTTTCTCGGAAAGCTGCCTCTTTGACACTGGGCCGCCCTGTAAG GACGACGAGTTTCACTGCTGGCGATCGGAGGGAACTCCATGTGTGTCGGCGAGCAGGCAGTGTGACTACCGGCTGGATTGCCCCCTAGGGGAGGACGAGGACACCTGTG gtcccTGCACCTTCGAGAGGGACCAGTGCCAGTGGAACGACAGCAGCCAGGGGCCGCGCGGGTGGCTGAGACAGAGGGCCACCAACCAGACCACGCCCCCCACCGACCACACCTCACAGACAG GCTTCTACATGAAAGTGGAGCCCGTTCCTGGGAGGGCGCTTGATGAGGCTCGTCTCTCGAGTCCCCTTCTCCCGGCCTCGTCCGCCTACTGTCAGATGCG GTTTCACTTCCACATGAGCAGTGAGAGAGCTGGGTCACTGGCAGTGCTTATGCAGCAAGCCGGGGCCGGTGAAGCAACGCTGTGGTCACGCCCTCACAACACTGTCTCCCGTTGGGCCTACGAGTCCCTGCCGCTTGGCCAACACCTCCAACCATAtaag CTGTTCTTCATTAGCAAGGTGAATAAAACTGTGGCTTTGGACGACATCTCCTTCGTGAACTGCGAAGCATCCTTCCAGCCCCCAG CTCTGTCCAACTACAGCTGCACCTTTGAGGAAGGTCTGTGTGGCTGGGAACAGGGGTCCCAAGGGCAGCTGGAGTGGCTGAGGAACTCTGGCCCTACAGATACTCCCAACACGGGGCCCTCCGGAGACCACACCAACGGCACCG GGAAGTACTTGTATATAGAGAGTTCCCCGCCAAGTCAAAAGGGGAACGTGGCCTGGTTAAAGTCTCAGCTGCTGGCCCCTGCTGGTGAAGACGGGTACTGCCTCACCTTCTGGTACCACATGTATGGAGCCACGGTGGGGTCTCTGAGGGTGGTCCTGCAGAAGGTCGACCCCTATGAGCAAACAACG GCATGGCAGCTCAACGGGAGCCAGGGTCGTGATTGGCAGATGGGCCGGCTTCACGTGACGGATCAGCCACGCGTCCACCTGGCCATCCTGGAGGCCAGGGTGGGCGGGGAGACGGGCGACATCGCCGTCGACGACGTCAAGCTCGTCAGCGGCCCGTGCGCCGCCTCAG ATGTGTGTGACTTTGAGACGGGGAGCTGTAATTGGCGGCAGGAAGCAAACGACAATTCAGGCTGGGTCCGATGGTCGGGCCCCAGCCCCAACCCCAACACCGGCCCTGTCAccgaccacaccacccacacggACTGGGGGCATTACTACCTCCTGCCCTCCAAGGCCTCGGACCTGTCTGGGcacagaaccaagatggcctcACCCTGGTTCACTGCAG cgAATGGAGGGTGCCTGCAGCTCTGGTACCACATGCACGGCCCAGGCGTGGGGACCCTGAACGTGTACCGTCAGAGCCAGTCAGGCCAGGACACCCTGCTGCTGTTCCGCTCCGGGGACCACAGCCCCATGTGGAGGTTCGCCCAGGCCCCCCTGGGGGACCACCCCCTGCCATACCGG ATTGTGGTGGAAGGCGTGAGTGAGGGCCCCACCCAGAGCGGGGACATGGCCTTCGACGACGTCCAGGTCACCCACCAACCCTGCCCCCCGCCGGGCCACTGCGACTTTGAGAGCAGCCTGTGTGACTGGAGCAGCCTGGGTGGAGGAGCGGACCTGGGTGGAGGAGCGGACCTGGGGGGAGGAGCGGACCTGGGGGGCTGGCTCAGGGGCCGGGGAGCCTCCCCACACCCCAGCAACGGGCCCGACGTCGATCACACCACCAACTCAGATCAGG GTTACTATGTGCATATTGACACCTATGTTGGTGGTTGGGGAACGGTGTCGTCCCTGCGAGGGGATTTACTCCAAGCCGCCACTGGAGGGCACTGTCTCAACTTTTGGTACCATATGAATGGTAGTGATGTGGGCACTCTGCAGGTGTATATCAATGACAG GAAAATGCACAACAGCGGCGAAGGGGAAGGAGTTCTACTTTGGAATAAGGATGGTAACCAAGGACACACGTGGCTGGAGGCTAGCGTGCCTGTTCTTCACggaaatgcattctgg tttgtgtttgtgtatcaggGTGGAAGGAGTGGCGGTGGCACCATGGCGCTGGATGATATCAACGTCCTGTCCGGACCGTGCCCCAATGCGCCCCCTACGCCGCCGACCACTGAAG AATCACTGACCGTTGGGCTGGCAGTGGGACTCACTCTGATGTCGGGCGTTGCCATCGCCAGCAGCCTCTTCGCGTTCAATAATTGGTGGACTGCAAGGTGGTCCGCAAG tggttttgtctgtgtgtgcgggtgccTCGGGGGTGCTCCGGAGAACACCGACCGTGTGGAAATCGCCCGGAACTCAGTATTTGAGATTATGAGCGACCAACAA gaaGCACAACATGAAAGTGAATCAGACCTTTCCTTCTTCAACAATTTGTATGAGCCGTCCCAACCAGATACCCCCGTGTGA